In the genome of Polaribacter sp. MED152, one region contains:
- a CDS encoding TonB-dependent receptor — MKLKLKLALLFVMLVSFCNYAQEAYTLKGKVTTEVGNEILPGVSIVVQGSTVGTETDFDGNYTIKVKQGDVLAFSYLGYATKTFTITNQQTLNVTLAEDSSALDEVVVVGYGSRKRSQITGAVAKIGGGEVAAVQAVRVDDALAGKLAGVLIQNQDGSPGAAPKIQIRAASSISGASNPLIVVDGYPISGGLETVNPNDIQSLEILKDAASAAIYGSRGANGVVLVTTKKGSSGKTTFNYNAYTSISNKYRENILMSGPEWAAHSRAQIAAGNWTSTVNLVDPAFLEYRLSAYENSPGAISPEDWLFQTGSTTAHDFSMSGGNEGTKYYASVGYQNAEGVVQTQGFERLNARLNVDATLGDKFKAGIAFNGFTSKRDILGHDMRDLLRAYGVHSIYHTAESIAFVQQLDQQAQALGLAAFDNGYRGSTYEASSIYDLEPGMAAQDWHYGRANNGIGGSGDAGPAAKLDNVDSWQKTFFGNVNTYLQYNILEGLNIKTVLGGDMRDTQTYAHRLLGYDSRARDSQTFMDQADLKVSTVLSETTLNFARTIGKHDISAVVGMEFQNTRFIGTRLDGANVPDEAVLNYNLFDPADITVTERDETRVRESVFGRVNYSYDDRFLLTASLRRDGDSRFGANNRYETFPAVSVGWNLHNESFLQDSETLSRLKLRFSTGSLGTTSFLGSYDSLSLLDPSATIFGTGYLIPSNSANPDLTWQTNTETNFGVDLGFLNNRFTVGLDYYTSDIEDILINQAQSEVLGNPTSILNVGDVRSSGFEFEFSGSIVSQEDFSWSASANLSTVDTEITDLGGLDELPQQIFGQSGRGPVFRNYVGGGIGEMWGLETIGEVEMEYLADGTRHPNNQSGESYVVDQNGDGIIDRTRTVEDGGDLVKIGQNTPDFYWGMSQNFRYKKFDMSFQLQGSHGAEVYNIDPLYYGSQWGGRLDYARLDANGDGIADHNGEYYERNRNQTDAMIQDASYVALRNLTIGYTLDDVASRIGLNSIRLYGAATNLLYIMASDYTSYNPEGVNTTDPTVYGAQVGASPVVRSFTIGLNVKF; from the coding sequence ATGAAACTAAAACTGAAATTGGCATTACTGTTTGTAATGTTGGTAAGCTTTTGCAATTATGCTCAAGAAGCTTACACTCTTAAAGGTAAAGTAACTACAGAAGTAGGTAATGAGATTTTACCAGGAGTTTCTATTGTTGTTCAAGGTAGCACAGTAGGAACTGAAACTGATTTTGATGGTAACTATACTATTAAGGTTAAACAAGGAGATGTGTTGGCATTTTCTTATTTAGGTTATGCTACTAAAACTTTTACAATTACCAATCAACAAACTTTAAATGTAACCTTAGCAGAAGATTCAAGTGCTTTAGATGAAGTAGTAGTTGTAGGTTATGGTAGTAGAAAAAGATCTCAAATAACTGGAGCTGTTGCCAAAATTGGTGGTGGTGAAGTTGCAGCTGTTCAAGCAGTTCGTGTGGACGACGCTTTAGCAGGTAAATTAGCAGGGGTTTTAATTCAGAATCAAGATGGTTCTCCAGGTGCTGCACCAAAAATTCAAATTAGAGCAGCATCTTCAATTTCTGGGGCTTCAAACCCATTAATTGTTGTAGATGGTTATCCTATCTCAGGTGGTTTAGAAACAGTAAACCCAAATGATATTCAAAGCTTAGAAATCTTAAAAGATGCAGCTTCTGCAGCTATTTACGGTTCTAGAGGTGCGAATGGTGTTGTTTTAGTAACAACTAAAAAGGGTTCTTCTGGTAAAACTACTTTTAACTATAATGCATACACAAGTATTTCTAACAAATACAGAGAAAATATTTTAATGTCTGGTCCTGAGTGGGCTGCACATTCTAGAGCTCAAATTGCAGCTGGTAACTGGACAAGTACAGTTAACTTAGTAGACCCTGCATTTTTAGAGTACAGATTAAGTGCTTACGAAAATTCACCTGGAGCAATTAGTCCAGAAGACTGGTTATTTCAAACGGGTTCTACTACAGCTCATGATTTTAGTATGAGTGGTGGTAATGAAGGTACTAAGTACTATGCTTCTGTGGGATACCAAAACGCAGAAGGTGTTGTACAAACACAAGGTTTTGAAAGACTAAATGCTCGTTTAAATGTTGATGCAACTTTAGGCGATAAGTTTAAAGCAGGAATTGCTTTCAATGGATTTACTTCTAAAAGAGACATTTTAGGACATGATATGAGAGATTTATTAAGAGCTTATGGTGTTCATTCAATTTATCATACAGCAGAATCAATTGCATTCGTTCAACAATTAGATCAACAAGCACAAGCTTTAGGTTTAGCTGCTTTTGATAATGGTTATAGAGGTTCTACTTACGAAGCAAGTTCTATTTATGATTTAGAGCCAGGAATGGCTGCTCAAGATTGGCATTATGGTAGAGCTAACAATGGTATTGGTGGTTCTGGAGATGCAGGTCCTGCAGCTAAGTTAGACAATGTAGATAGCTGGCAAAAAACGTTTTTTGGAAATGTAAATACGTATTTACAGTACAATATTTTAGAAGGATTAAATATCAAAACCGTATTAGGTGGAGATATGAGAGATACTCAAACCTATGCACATAGATTATTAGGTTACGATTCAAGAGCAAGAGATTCTCAAACATTTATGGATCAAGCAGATTTAAAAGTTTCTACAGTATTAAGTGAAACTACATTAAACTTTGCAAGAACAATTGGTAAACACGATATTTCTGCAGTAGTTGGTATGGAATTCCAAAATACTAGATTTATTGGTACAAGATTAGATGGAGCTAACGTTCCTGATGAAGCTGTATTAAACTACAACTTATTCGATCCTGCAGATATTACTGTTACAGAAAGAGATGAAACAAGAGTTAGAGAAAGTGTATTTGGTAGAGTAAACTACTCTTATGATGATCGTTTCTTATTAACTGCTTCTTTAAGAAGAGATGGTGACTCTAGATTTGGAGCTAACAATAGATATGAAACATTCCCTGCAGTATCTGTAGGTTGGAATTTACATAACGAATCTTTTTTACAAGATAGTGAAACATTAAGTAGATTAAAATTAAGATTTAGTACAGGTTCTTTAGGTACAACATCTTTCTTAGGTTCTTATGATTCTTTAAGTTTATTAGATCCTTCAGCAACTATTTTTGGAACAGGATATTTAATTCCATCTAACTCTGCTAACCCAGATTTAACATGGCAAACAAATACAGAAACAAACTTTGGTGTAGATTTAGGTTTCTTAAACAACCGTTTTACAGTTGGTTTAGATTACTATACATCTGATATTGAAGATATCTTAATTAACCAAGCACAATCAGAAGTGTTAGGTAACCCAACATCTATTCTTAACGTTGGAGATGTAAGAAGTTCAGGTTTTGAATTTGAATTTTCTGGTAGCATAGTTAGTCAAGAAGACTTTTCTTGGAGTGCAAGTGCAAACTTATCTACAGTAGATACAGAAATTACAGACTTAGGAGGTTTAGATGAATTACCACAACAAATTTTTGGTCAAAGTGGTAGAGGACCAGTATTTAGAAACTACGTTGGTGGTGGAATTGGTGAAATGTGGGGATTAGAAACTATTGGAGAAGTAGAAATGGAATACTTAGCTGATGGTACAAGACACCCAAACAATCAATCTGGTGAATCTTATGTGGTAGATCAAAATGGAGATGGTATTATTGACAGAACAAGAACTGTAGAAGATGGTGGAGATTTAGTAAAAATCGGTCAGAACACACCAGATTTCTACTGGGGTATGTCTCAGAACTTTAGATACAAGAAATTCGATATGTCTTTCCAATTACAAGGTTCTCATGGAGCAGAAGTGTATAATATAGATCCACTTTACTACGGTTCTCAATGGGGAGGTAGATTAGACTATGCACGTTTAGATGCAAATGGAGATGGTATTGCTGATCATAATGGAGAATATTATGAAAGAAACAGAAACCAAACAGATGCTATGATTCAAGATGCTTCTTACGTTGCATTAAGAAACTTAACTATTGGTTATACTTTAGATGACGTTGCAAGTAGAATTGGTTTAAACTCTATTAGATTATATGGAGCAGCAACTAACTTACTTTACATTATGGCAAGCGATTATACTTCTTATAACCCAGAAGGTGTGAATACTACAGACCCAACAGTTTATGGTGCTCAAGTAGGTGCTAGCCCAGTTGTTAGAAGTTTTACAATTGGTTTAAATGTTAAATTTTAA
- a CDS encoding RagB/SusD family nutrient uptake outer membrane protein — MRKIYILLAALFIATACDSDLDQAPPNLASADSLTDFSGVLNAAYYYQLGSVTPLAVMGEFRSDNAVMDEAPYTEFDAFTANLTTMEDQFFGPLYTAMYKSILSANNVIENSEDATEIAEAKFLRALSYYKLVKSFGAVTVNLEASPSLTDTSILARVPAMDVYSNVVVPDLNDAISGLSTTITNGRASRYAAQALLGKVYAAMGNYASAATNLGAVVNGASGAGIALEANFSDIFGFENEGNSEIIYATQISSSIVDEYGFGSDFWNWFVGDDSKADFPVDSDLVAAFDASDATGATDLRRAVTLDAAGTTAIKFPKDGGNGGEHDWIEIRLGDVILLYAEALNENGDPTGAATQLNKIRNRAGLANTTASTQAELRTAILNERRLELAFEGHRWDDLVRTNTVDAEMGTTVNSNYYLFPIPISEILATGGVITQNAGY, encoded by the coding sequence ATGAGAAAAATATATATATTACTAGCTGCGCTGTTTATTGCAACAGCATGTGACTCAGATTTAGATCAAGCACCACCAAATTTAGCAAGTGCAGATTCTTTAACTGACTTTTCAGGAGTATTAAATGCAGCATACTACTACCAATTAGGAAGTGTAACACCATTAGCAGTAATGGGCGAGTTTAGATCTGATAACGCAGTTATGGACGAAGCACCATACACAGAGTTTGACGCTTTTACAGCAAACTTAACAACCATGGAAGATCAGTTCTTTGGCCCACTTTATACAGCAATGTATAAGTCAATTTTAAGTGCGAACAACGTAATTGAGAATTCAGAAGATGCTACAGAAATAGCAGAAGCTAAGTTTTTAAGAGCATTATCTTACTACAAATTAGTAAAGTCTTTTGGAGCAGTAACCGTAAATTTAGAAGCATCTCCAAGTTTAACAGATACATCTATTTTAGCAAGAGTACCTGCTATGGATGTGTATAGTAATGTAGTAGTTCCAGATTTAAATGATGCAATCTCTGGTTTATCAACTACAATTACAAACGGAAGAGCTTCTAGATATGCTGCACAAGCATTATTAGGTAAAGTATATGCAGCAATGGGTAACTATGCAAGTGCTGCTACTAATTTAGGAGCAGTTGTAAATGGAGCTTCAGGAGCAGGTATTGCTTTAGAAGCAAACTTTAGTGATATTTTCGGATTTGAAAATGAAGGAAATTCTGAAATTATTTATGCTACACAAATTTCTAGTTCTATTGTAGATGAGTATGGTTTTGGTTCTGATTTTTGGAACTGGTTTGTAGGAGATGATTCTAAAGCAGATTTTCCAGTAGATTCAGATTTAGTAGCTGCCTTTGATGCAAGTGATGCAACTGGTGCAACAGATTTAAGAAGAGCTGTTACTTTAGATGCAGCAGGAACAACTGCTATTAAGTTTCCAAAAGATGGTGGAAATGGAGGAGAACATGATTGGATTGAAATCAGATTAGGAGATGTAATTTTATTATATGCAGAGGCATTAAACGAGAATGGAGATCCAACAGGAGCTGCAACTCAACTTAATAAAATTAGAAATAGAGCAGGTTTAGCGAACACTACAGCTTCTACGCAAGCTGAGTTAAGAACAGCTATTTTAAACGAGAGAAGATTAGAGTTAGCCTTTGAAGGTCATAGATGGGATGATTTAGTAAGAACAAACACTGTAGACGCAGAAATGGGTACTACTGTAAATAGTAACTACTACTTGTTTCCAATACCAATTTCTGAAATATTAGCAACTGGTGGTGTTATAACACAAAATGCTGGTTACTAG
- a CDS encoding polysaccharide lyase 6 family protein: MRNSIFTLALIFLTSFCYAQQEILVSNTTEYKEAIKNATAGSTIILKNGVWTDVSLDAYGNGTEAQPITVKAEKAGEVILDGNSSIKIYGTYIIVEGLWFKDGNPTKKSIVQFRKNSKEFANNCRFTHNTISYYNPEDTSINSHWVDIWGKNNRVDHNNFTGKTNDGTTLVVWLKGEEHVENNHQIDHNFFGKRPDLGKNGGETIRIGTSANSMKSSKTLVENNTFQNCDGEIEIISNKSADNIFRNNLFIESQGTLTLRHGNNALVENNVFIGNNVKRTGGIRIINEGHIVRNNLLIGLRGDGFRGPIVIMNGVPNSPLNRYNQVKNVNVQNNTIINCGPIAFGAGKDDERTLPPINSIFANNLVTNTDGSEVLDISDNISGIKFFKNILDSSASADANVFQKLTVDWKLLQSIPMPTANNPSLISSYKDSSSPEKDIVGYPRKELVVGAFNLGNKRFPKALLIRTGPYWKPIIEEPEVVIKEKEIKVAPGSDTFAKALKKATAKTTMVLSDGIYYINKTQKIKGDVTVRGTAKTIIKANDDLPKPLNYFFRVQENATLRLENLVIDGDNDTKVKYAVVSPDKELGETYNLFVDNCTFQNFTNTNGGSIYKAYIGTLADTISIKNSIFKDSYRGLNLSYEKNNFAKYNANTILIHNTVFDNIEEFAINYVKTGPLVNDSPAKLVVTNSVFSNVNNSEKGNIIRLKSIPTVIIKNSVFENSYKIKTAVSLYGKDNRIENSLINLCGKVKVNSGAKSANLIYRSPKWDDKNLFIPSKKSPLLKTNNDIDDIGLIQPKS; encoded by the coding sequence ATGAGAAATTCAATTTTTACTTTAGCCCTTATTTTTCTTACGTCTTTCTGTTATGCACAACAAGAAATTTTAGTTTCAAACACTACAGAATACAAAGAAGCCATTAAAAATGCTACTGCAGGTTCTACAATTATATTAAAAAACGGAGTTTGGACAGATGTTAGTCTTGATGCATATGGTAATGGAACAGAGGCACAACCAATTACAGTAAAAGCAGAAAAAGCTGGTGAAGTTATTTTGGATGGGAACTCTTCTATTAAAATTTATGGTACTTACATCATTGTAGAAGGCTTATGGTTTAAAGATGGTAATCCTACAAAAAAATCTATAGTGCAGTTTCGTAAAAACTCTAAAGAATTTGCAAATAATTGCAGATTTACACACAACACAATTTCTTATTATAACCCAGAAGATACTAGCATAAATTCTCATTGGGTAGATATTTGGGGTAAAAATAACAGAGTAGACCATAACAATTTTACTGGAAAAACAAATGATGGTACTACTTTAGTTGTTTGGCTTAAAGGCGAAGAACATGTTGAAAATAATCATCAAATAGATCATAATTTTTTCGGTAAAAGACCAGATTTAGGCAAAAATGGTGGAGAAACTATTAGAATTGGTACAAGTGCAAATTCTATGAAATCTTCTAAAACACTCGTAGAAAACAACACTTTTCAAAATTGTGATGGTGAAATAGAAATTATTTCAAATAAATCTGCAGACAATATCTTTAGAAACAACCTATTTATTGAAAGTCAGGGTACATTAACCTTAAGACATGGAAATAATGCTCTTGTAGAAAACAATGTTTTTATTGGTAATAATGTTAAAAGAACAGGTGGAATTAGAATTATAAACGAAGGCCATATTGTAAGAAACAATTTATTAATTGGTTTAAGAGGCGATGGTTTTAGAGGACCAATTGTTATTATGAATGGTGTTCCTAACTCACCTCTAAATAGATACAACCAAGTTAAGAATGTAAACGTACAAAATAATACTATCATCAATTGTGGGCCTATAGCATTTGGTGCTGGTAAAGACGATGAAAGAACGCTACCTCCTATCAATTCTATTTTTGCAAATAATTTAGTAACCAATACAGATGGTAGTGAAGTTTTAGATATTTCTGATAACATTAGTGGTATCAAATTCTTTAAAAATATATTAGATTCAAGTGCATCTGCAGATGCTAATGTATTTCAAAAACTAACTGTAGATTGGAAATTACTACAATCTATACCCATGCCAACTGCTAATAATCCTTCTTTGATTTCTAGTTATAAGGATAGCTCAAGTCCAGAAAAAGATATTGTTGGTTACCCAAGAAAAGAGCTTGTAGTAGGTGCTTTTAATTTAGGAAATAAAAGGTTTCCGAAAGCTTTATTAATAAGGACTGGGCCATATTGGAAACCTATAATTGAAGAGCCAGAGGTTGTAATAAAAGAAAAAGAAATAAAAGTAGCTCCAGGCTCAGATACTTTTGCAAAAGCGCTTAAAAAAGCAACTGCAAAGACAACAATGGTTTTATCAGATGGAATTTATTACATCAATAAAACTCAAAAAATTAAAGGTGATGTTACTGTTAGAGGAACTGCCAAAACAATTATTAAAGCAAATGATGATTTGCCAAAACCCTTAAATTATTTCTTTAGAGTTCAAGAAAATGCCACATTAAGATTAGAAAATTTAGTTATTGATGGTGATAATGACACAAAAGTTAAATACGCTGTAGTTTCGCCAGATAAAGAACTAGGTGAAACCTACAATTTATTTGTAGACAATTGTACTTTTCAAAATTTTACAAATACCAATGGTGGTAGTATTTACAAAGCATACATAGGCACGTTAGCAGATACAATAAGTATAAAGAACTCAATATTTAAAGATAGTTACAGAGGCTTAAATTTATCTTACGAAAAGAACAATTTTGCCAAATACAATGCCAATACTATTTTAATACATAATACTGTTTTTGATAATATTGAGGAATTTGCCATCAACTATGTAAAAACAGGACCTTTAGTGAATGATAGCCCAGCTAAATTAGTAGTTACAAACTCTGTATTTAGTAATGTTAATAATAGCGAAAAAGGGAATATTATTCGATTAAAATCGATACCTACTGTGATTATTAAAAACTCGGTTTTTGAGAATAGTTACAAAATTAAAACAGCCGTAAGTTTATATGGTAAGGATAATAGAATTGAAAACAGTCTTATTAATTTATGTGGAAAAGTAAAGGTAAATAGTGGAGCAAAAAGCGCAAATCTTATTTACAGAAGTCCAAAATGGGATGATAAGAATCTATTTATACCAAGTAAAAAATCGCCTTTATTAAAAACGAATAATGATATAGATGATATTGGTTTAATTCAGCCTAAAAGTTAA
- a CDS encoding tyrosine-type recombinase/integrase encodes MSIKHSITTANHIEFYKALSKGKELLNSQKDRNFGFYIIVAIHTGLRISDILRLTKNDFINGYAQFREKKTNKPKKVRLDHKEISNAFNKLNPTRNEIFISQKGSVYSSQQINRKLKQVFKSKDKNISSHSLRKSFGRRVYESQGESEKALIWLSEMYNHSSVGITRRYLDITQEEIEDIYLAI; translated from the coding sequence ATGAGCATTAAGCATAGTATTACAACTGCAAATCACATTGAATTTTATAAAGCATTATCAAAAGGTAAAGAATTACTTAATAGTCAAAAAGATAGAAACTTTGGTTTTTATATTATTGTTGCAATCCATACTGGTTTAAGAATTTCAGATATATTAAGATTAACTAAGAATGATTTTATAAATGGATATGCACAGTTTAGAGAGAAAAAAACCAATAAGCCTAAAAAAGTAAGATTAGACCATAAGGAAATTAGTAATGCTTTCAATAAACTTAATCCAACAAGAAATGAAATATTTATCTCTCAAAAAGGTTCTGTATATTCATCACAACAAATTAATAGAAAGTTAAAACAAGTCTTTAAGTCTAAGGATAAAAACATAAGCTCTCATTCATTAAGAAAATCATTTGGTAGAAGAGTTTATGAAAGTCAAGGAGAAAGCGAGAAAGCTCTTATATGGTTATCTGAAATGTACAATCATTCATCTGTTGGAATAACAAGAAGATATTTAGATATTACACAAGAAGAAATTGAAGATATTTACTTGGCAATCTAA
- a CDS encoding recombinase family protein, producing the protein MLAIYTRLSREDKDSTSIENQIREGRAFAKDKGFTDLKVYNEGEGVSGGAKIEDRPKLDSLIKDIVNGLIKVVWFRNQNRLERDAETYILFMRYAESNEVDVYFDDKKVDYDSPIDNFMGIMFSSINQYSRKLQSAQTKKTLKDHITEGRVWSVVAYGYRSDNGYLAIDEKEAEIIKEIYRLSLSGKGYNHIANHLNDKKIPTRKNKLWRARTVQSIIKNTLYKGVRVYSGKNYDAPIIIEPNYWKKVNDNLENNKNNSGKKVEHKYLLKGLIRCAKCGKNYYGRRRVNLSDNFYSCVGKRYKEIRCKNRGINIDVLENFIWGRFFADQRILEITKDFLKNDEIESKLDVLRENKEQLKKKIDKLEKEQKKAVDLLIKDIISEEEFTNSKQRIKNEIEDLKIKLDNLIEQISFFEESELTKENVKDDLTNLKNASFNNKSELIKKYIKSITIDYKAPHYVIRIEFKINDYYINEDNFKTDFSGSSEEIINPVNSITEKNLIENYIIDRSYNIAIDFCYNHLHPISKKVRNLSEKELQIYADRVENEFNVLHKPIIDLENNSIEFPKSEKNPK; encoded by the coding sequence ATGTTAGCAATTTATACGAGATTAAGTAGAGAAGATAAAGACTCTACATCTATAGAAAATCAGATTAGAGAAGGCAGGGCTTTTGCTAAAGATAAGGGTTTTACTGATTTAAAGGTTTATAATGAAGGCGAGGGTGTTAGTGGTGGAGCTAAAATTGAAGACCGTCCTAAGTTAGATAGTTTAATTAAGGATATTGTTAATGGTTTAATAAAAGTAGTGTGGTTTAGAAATCAGAATAGATTAGAGAGAGATGCTGAAACTTATATACTATTTATGAGATATGCCGAATCAAATGAAGTTGATGTTTATTTTGATGATAAGAAAGTCGATTATGATAGTCCTATAGATAATTTTATGGGTATTATGTTTTCATCAATTAATCAATATTCAAGAAAACTACAATCTGCACAAACTAAAAAGACATTAAAAGACCATATTACAGAGGGCAGAGTATGGAGTGTTGTTGCATATGGTTACAGGTCTGATAATGGATATTTAGCTATTGATGAAAAAGAAGCTGAAATTATTAAAGAAATTTACAGACTTTCTTTAAGTGGTAAAGGATATAATCACATAGCAAATCATTTAAATGATAAAAAAATACCAACACGAAAAAATAAATTGTGGAGAGCTAGAACTGTGCAAAGTATTATTAAAAATACCCTTTATAAAGGTGTAAGGGTTTATAGTGGTAAAAATTATGATGCACCTATAATTATTGAGCCAAATTATTGGAAAAAAGTAAATGATAATTTAGAAAACAATAAAAATAATAGTGGTAAAAAAGTAGAGCATAAATATTTATTAAAAGGTCTTATAAGGTGTGCCAAGTGTGGTAAAAATTACTATGGTCGTAGAAGGGTTAATTTAAGTGATAATTTCTATAGCTGTGTAGGTAAAAGATACAAGGAAATTAGATGTAAAAATAGAGGCATCAATATAGACGTTTTAGAGAACTTTATTTGGGGTAGATTCTTTGCAGACCAACGTATTTTAGAGATAACCAAAGACTTTCTAAAGAATGATGAAATAGAGAGCAAACTAGACGTTTTAAGAGAGAATAAAGAGCAATTAAAAAAGAAGATTGATAAGTTAGAAAAGGAGCAAAAGAAGGCAGTGGATTTGCTTATAAAAGATATTATTTCTGAAGAAGAGTTTACTAATTCTAAACAAAGAATTAAAAATGAAATTGAAGATTTAAAAATTAAATTGGATAACCTAATAGAGCAAATAAGTTTCTTTGAAGAATCTGAACTTACAAAAGAAAATGTAAAGGATGATTTAACCAATTTAAAAAACGCAAGTTTTAATAATAAAAGTGAATTGATTAAAAAGTATATCAAATCAATTACCATAGATTATAAAGCACCACATTACGTTATTCGAATAGAGTTTAAAATAAATGATTATTACATAAACGAAGATAATTTTAAGACTGACTTTAGTGGTTCATCTGAAGAAATTATAAATCCAGTAAATTCTATAACTGAAAAAAACTTAATAGAGAATTATATCATAGATAGGAGTTATAATATTGCTATAGATTTTTGTTACAATCACTTACATCCAATCTCTAAAAAAGTAAGGAATCTTAGCGAAAAAGAATTACAGATTTATGCTGATAGAGTAGAAAACGAATTTAATGTTTTGCATAAACCAATAATAGACCTAGAAAATAACTCTATCGAGTTTCCAAAATCCGAAAAAAACCCGAAATAA